CACATACAGCAACAGATCATCCGTAGGAGGAGCTTGATGCTTTATTCTACTGCTCCAAGAAGACTTCCCAACCCCAGCTCTCACCGTAGCTTGCTCCGCCCACATCACTTCCCAGAGAAACAGCGTCTGCTCCAGCGTCAGCTCTCTTCTAAACATCACAAGCACCATTCTGTAAACGAAGAAACAATCCTCCGCCTTGACTTTCTCAAGGTGCTTGTAGAGCCGCGAGTCTTTGCATTCGATGATCTTCGAGACTATGCCGAGCTGCCTCGTGATCCCAACTTCGTCGACCCTGAAGTTCTGACGAGCCTTCTTCATGAACCCCACGAAACACCAGAAGGCCTCGTGGTCTTCGGGGATGACTGTGAGTATTGGGGAGAGAAGGTCGCTCATCCCTTGGCAGTAGCCTATCTCGGGGTCGTGCAAGGCGTAGGCTTCGAGGATGGCCACGAGGCGCGCGGCGTGAAAGATCTTCCACGGTTCTAAGTGGGCGTAGTCTTTTAGACTAACCGCTGCAGCTGCGCGACGCGCTTTGGCTTGTGATACTAAGGCTTGGAATGGGGAGTATGGGAACCATTCTGTGTCGGCGCGGACGGCGTCTAGGCGGA
This Brassica oleracea var. oleracea cultivar TO1000 unplaced genomic scaffold, BOL UnpScaffold02554, whole genome shotgun sequence DNA region includes the following protein-coding sequences:
- the LOC106321704 gene encoding GTPase-activating protein GYP7-like, whose translation is NKINKPPQDKHNGWSFPQDTDSSCSDESLSSDKENTEDIGYMSDDVSCTLDINYTGSTHVNSESSDSDSSDDNNSVHAFPSTQGRDDNSTSPSSIYNNTSRTKEDFVTWQRIIRLDAVRADTEWFPYSPFQALVSQAKARRAAAAVSLKDYAHLEPWKIFHAARLVAILEAYALHDPEIGYCQGMSDLLSPILTVIPEDHEAFWCFVGFMKKARQNFRVDEVGITRQLGIVSKIIECKDSRLYKHLEKVKAEDCFFVYRMVLVMFRRELTLEQTLFLWEVMWAEQATVRAGVGKSSWSSRIKHQAPPTDDLLLYVIAASVLQRRKVIIEKYNSVEEILGECHSMVGKLDVWKLLDDARDLIITLRSKIEQYDMGSESKIGM